Genomic segment of Etheostoma spectabile isolate EspeVRDwgs_2016 unplaced genomic scaffold, UIUC_Espe_1.0 scaffold270, whole genome shotgun sequence:
CAGTGTTTTATACCATTTGTTTTCACTTGCAGTCAATGCTGCTGTGAATATAAAACAACCCAAACTCTGAAAACTAATTAAACTAACTGGATGGATGTAACCATACATTTGCATTTCCCTCAATTAGTGCATTCTAGTGATGGCTCTCTGTAGTAGTTCTGATGCCTAGATGATTCACTTCActgctgtgtgtttcttttattctaACAGTGTTTTTGTATTCTGGTTTGTGTCAAGGTACTGGATGCCTACATTTCCCATGTGTTTATTGATCTATGTTGGAGTAAAGTAACTCATCAGTTTGTTCTCATGAACTTGATGTCTTTAAATCTAATGAGCCTTAAATCTAagtctctaagaggctccgacagcttcgatgccgcacggaccgctacagaaaatcattcattccacaagcaataacactttttaacacgtcatctctgggtgctagatgagacttttggacaccacactaatGCAAActggacatttggtttatttacatttacattttaacatattatttaagcagttgcacatttttgttcccccatcctgtacatattcaagtaattgttctttttacttattcATATtgtcatgtatattgtatgtatatttttcctagtatttcatttatatttttgtgcaatttgtgactgattttgctgctgtaacacaggaatttcccatttttcttgggatcaataaacatctatctatctaatcctGAAACTACACAAATACCCTTCTGAATAAAACTGCATTTGGTTCCTCAGAGGACTGGACCGACCAAATCGACCGCATCAGTCAAACCATCTTGTGCCCAGAAAGCCAAACCTGTGGTGCTTCCAGTAGTCCCGGTCCCAGGTCCTGCAGATCCCGTCCCCCCAGTTTCAGAGGCGTTGGCGGCGGACGTGTCcatgagggaggaggaggaactgTGCCAGGCTTTCTCGGAGGCGCTGCTCACGGTGCAGGATGTCGACGAGCAGGACTCGGACCTGCCGCAGCTCTGCTCCGAATACGTCAAAGAGATCTATAAATATCTACATGTCCTGGAGGTACGTTGGTCCCTCGCTCAGCCAAgctctctgctctctccctGCGTTGGTGTGTGTTACATCACCGTCTGTCTCCGCAGGTGCAGCAGGCCGTACGAGCTAACTACATGCAGGGCTATGAAATCACCGAACGCATGCGAGCGCTTCTGATCGACTGGCTGGTCCAGGTCCACTCCAGGTTCCAGCTGCTGCAGGAGACTCTGTACCTCACAGTTGCTGTGCTGGACCGGTTCCTCCAGGTAAGAACTCACTCGACAGtcttctctctgttttagtGAGCTGTGGCTATAAATGCTTTCTAGGGCTGCTCTATTGGGGGAGAATCATCACATTATATTGAAATAAGGATTATTTCCCATGATTACTCTTACGTTTGGGTATATGTTGCATGTATTGAAGTTAAACTGGTGCGCCTGGGTAGCTTACCTGGTTAAGCGTGTGCCCCGTATACAAAAGATCATCAGTTTGAtgccgacctgcggccctttgctgtatgtttccatctctctcccctttcctgtcaaATGCTTTAAAGAACCCATGGCAGGAAAATTTCGTGTtttttgagggttttttttttttttacattgagtccccccagtctgcctatggtcccccagtggctagaaatggtgctaGGTgaaaaccgagccctgggtagcctcctctgcctttgagaaaatgaaagctcatatGTGaagatctggaatcttgccctttatgaggtcataaggtgaagggttacctcccctttctgcGCTTttcctgcccagagaatttggcccacccatgtgagagagacatcatgccTTTCAAACTAAAGTGGTAGTTGGTCAATTTTCCAGTTGATAAAagacaaggattttttttttttttttttctctatacgTAGTTTTTATGATCATTATAAGCTGACATTTGAAGCGTTTCCCGCTGTGCTGCAGGTCCAGCCGGTGTCTCGCAGGAAGCTGCAGCTCGTTGGCGTGACGGCCATGCTGGTGGCCTGTAAATACGAGGAGATGTACGCCCCCGAGGTCGGAGACTTTGCCTACATCACAGACAACGCCTTCACGAAGGCTCAGATTCTGGAGATGGAGCAGCTCGTTCTGAGGACCCTCAACTTCCAGCTGGGGCGTCCTCTCCCGTTACACTTCCTCAGACGGGCCTCCAAGGTGGCTAATGTGAGTTTTATTGTTCAAAATGACGACATATCGATGTGCAAAAGGTAGAGCTACAGTATCAGTTCTTCAGATGTTAAACTACTATAAGCATCTGTTGCCTTTTTGAATGTGCTAACATTTTCACATGTagacttacttttttttgtatcacTCTTTAAATGTCAATGGCTCTTCAGTAGAACTCCACTTTAGGGTTTCTAACAATtttcattttagatttttttttttcagttggttGTTTcctaaaatgtggatcagtgtttccccaaaATTGATCTCTAATGTCTTTTGTCCCTaactcaaagacattcagtttactgtcacagaggagagaagatgttcacatttaacaagctacAACTTTAAACTTCTTTCATTAAATGCttcatcaattatcaaaatggtTGGCGatttaccacttttttttttttttgatcgacaactaatcaattaatattTGCAGCGCTACCTCACTTAACATCTTCCCACACTAATGTGTGCCCTGCTTGTATCGTCCTGCAGTGAATCAGAACTGATCAGCGGTAGCGATTGAGCTTGACAGCATTATGACCTCATTTTCCCGGACTGGAGACTAACGCGTACACACTTCTGTGTTGAGTGTTTTTGCTAAAATGACGATGGGCAAGGATTTTGTTAAATTGGTATCCAAGCATAGTTCTCAGTGGGCTGGCTGTTTCTCTCAGGCT
This window contains:
- the LOC116685784 gene encoding G2/mitotic-specific cyclin-B2 isoform X1, coding for MSSVEVRAALLPAAVNPGKMGRKPAAGPRRAALGELTNFPGAAVNTKRTGPTKSTASVKPSCAQKAKPVVLPVVPVPGPADPVPPVSEALAADVSMREEEELCQAFSEALLTVQDVDEQDSDLPQLCSEYVKEIYKYLHVLEVQQAVRANYMQGYEITERMRALLIDWLVQVHSRFQLLQETLYLTVAVLDRFLQVQPVSRRKLQLVGVTAMLVACKYEEMYAPEVGDFAYITDNAFTKAQILEMEQLVLRTLNFQLGRPLPLHFLRRASKVANADVERHTLAKYLMELTLVDYSMVHYRPSEIAAASLGLAQLLLEDLPWSPTQQHYSTYDAAHLKPIMQHIAKNVVMVNEGKTKFQAVRNKYSSSKLMKISLLPHLKSPTVVAMADPLLNRP
- the LOC116685784 gene encoding G2/mitotic-specific cyclin-B2 isoform X3, coding for MSSVEVRAALLPAAVNPGKMGRKPAAGPRRAALGELTNFPGAAVNTKTGPTKSTASVKPSCAQKAKPVVLPVVPVPGPADPVPPVSEALAADVSMREEEELCQAFSEALLTVQDVDEQDSDLPQLCSEYVKEIYKYLHVLEVQQAVRANYMQGYEITERMRALLIDWLVQVHSRFQLLQETLYLTVAVLDRFLQVQPVSRRKLQLVGVTAMLVACKYEEMYAPEVGDFAYITDNAFTKAQILEMEQLVLRTLNFQLGRPLPLHFLRRASKVANADVERHTLAKYLMELTLVDYSMVHYRPSEIAAASLGLAQLLLEDLPWSPTQQHYSTYDAAHLKPIMQHIAKNVVMVNEGKTKFQAVRNKYSSSKLMKISLLPHLKSPTVVAMADPLLNRP
- the LOC116685784 gene encoding G2/mitotic-specific cyclin-B2 isoform X2, which codes for MSSVEVRAALPAAVNPGKMGRKPAAGPRRAALGELTNFPGAAVNTKRTGPTKSTASVKPSCAQKAKPVVLPVVPVPGPADPVPPVSEALAADVSMREEEELCQAFSEALLTVQDVDEQDSDLPQLCSEYVKEIYKYLHVLEVQQAVRANYMQGYEITERMRALLIDWLVQVHSRFQLLQETLYLTVAVLDRFLQVQPVSRRKLQLVGVTAMLVACKYEEMYAPEVGDFAYITDNAFTKAQILEMEQLVLRTLNFQLGRPLPLHFLRRASKVANADVERHTLAKYLMELTLVDYSMVHYRPSEIAAASLGLAQLLLEDLPWSPTQQHYSTYDAAHLKPIMQHIAKNVVMVNEGKTKFQAVRNKYSSSKLMKISLLPHLKSPTVVAMADPLLNRP